One region of Mesobacillus boroniphilus genomic DNA includes:
- the cymR gene encoding cysteine metabolism transcriptional regulator CymR, whose product MKISTKGRYGLTIMIELAKKYGEGPISLKSIAQTNDLSEHYLEQLVAPLRNAGLVKSIRGAYGGYILSSEPSTISAGDIIRVLEGPISIVEGIEDEEPAKRELWTRIRDAVKDVLDNTTIEDLANHSDNFGESDAYMFYI is encoded by the coding sequence ATGAAAATTTCTACGAAAGGGCGCTATGGACTGACGATCATGATCGAGCTAGCCAAAAAATATGGAGAGGGCCCGATATCCCTAAAGTCCATTGCGCAAACTAATGATTTATCAGAGCATTACCTGGAGCAATTGGTTGCGCCGCTCAGGAATGCCGGCCTGGTGAAAAGCATCAGGGGAGCATATGGCGGTTATATTCTCAGTTCAGAACCGTCAACAATCTCGGCAGGGGACATCATCCGTGTCCTTGAGGGGCCAATCAGCATTGTTGAAGGTATAGAGGACGAGGAACCAGCCAAGCGTGAGCTCTGGACACGAATCAGGGACGCTGTCAAGGACGTACTCGATAATACAACCATCGAAGACCTCGCTAATCATTCCGACAACTTTGGCGAGTCTGACGCTTATATGTTTTATATTTAG
- a CDS encoding replication-associated recombination protein A has protein sequence MNLKPLAFRMRPRTIEEVIGQSHLVAEGKIINRMVKARQLSSMILYGPPGIGKTSIASAIAGSTNFAFRTLNAVTNNKKDMEVVAAEAKMSGKVILLLDEVHRLDKAKQDFLLPYLENGMIVLIGATTSNPYHAINPAIRSRCQIFELKPLEPVDIKAALSRAIADEDRGLGHLNIEITDEALTHIATASGGDVRSSLNALELAVLSTEPDVDGVIHIDEAAAEECMQKKSLSHDKDGDAHYDVLSGFQKSIRGSDVNAALHYLGRLIEAGDLVSINRRLLVIAYEDIGLASPQAGQRTLAAIEAAERVGFPEARIPLANAVIELCLSPKSNSAIVAIDSALGDIRSGISGEVPDHLKDAHYKGAKDLGRGIDYLYPHDYEGGWVKQQYLPDRIKNKVYYKPKKTGKFEQAIAAIYEKITGQKK, from the coding sequence ATGAATCTTAAACCTCTTGCTTTCAGGATGAGGCCGCGGACGATTGAGGAAGTGATCGGCCAGTCGCATCTTGTAGCTGAAGGAAAAATCATAAATCGGATGGTCAAGGCACGGCAATTGTCATCGATGATTCTTTACGGCCCGCCTGGTATTGGGAAAACTTCGATTGCCAGCGCCATTGCGGGAAGCACGAATTTTGCGTTCAGGACGCTGAATGCTGTTACAAACAATAAAAAAGATATGGAAGTAGTCGCCGCTGAAGCGAAAATGTCAGGGAAGGTCATCCTGCTTCTCGATGAGGTTCACCGCCTTGATAAGGCGAAACAGGACTTCCTGCTTCCTTATCTTGAAAACGGGATGATTGTCTTAATTGGAGCGACGACGAGCAACCCTTACCACGCGATCAATCCCGCAATACGGTCCAGATGCCAGATTTTCGAACTGAAACCGCTTGAACCAGTTGATATCAAAGCTGCCCTAAGCAGAGCGATTGCGGATGAAGATCGAGGCCTAGGGCACCTGAATATTGAGATTACAGATGAAGCACTCACCCATATCGCTACCGCTTCAGGCGGAGATGTGAGAAGCTCATTGAATGCTCTTGAACTTGCAGTGCTGTCAACCGAACCAGATGTGGATGGGGTCATTCATATTGATGAAGCTGCAGCTGAAGAGTGCATGCAGAAAAAAAGTCTTTCACATGATAAAGATGGAGATGCCCATTATGATGTTCTGTCAGGTTTCCAAAAATCCATCAGAGGCAGCGATGTGAATGCCGCCCTACACTACCTAGGCAGATTGATAGAAGCAGGCGACCTCGTAAGCATCAACCGAAGGCTCCTTGTCATTGCCTATGAAGATATTGGACTGGCGAGCCCGCAGGCAGGGCAAAGGACGCTGGCAGCAATTGAAGCTGCTGAAAGGGTTGGGTTTCCTGAAGCAAGAATTCCACTGGCTAATGCGGTTATTGAGCTATGTCTGTCTCCAAAGTCCAATTCCGCAATTGTAGCGATTGATTCGGCGCTTGGGGACATCCGTTCCGGTATTAGCGGAGAGGTCCCTGACCATCTAAAGGATGCCCATTATAAAGGTGCTAAAGACCTAGGAAGAGGCATTGATTACCTATATCCGCATGATTATGAAGGCGGTTGGGTAAAGCAGCAGTATCTTCCGGACAGGATCAAGAACAAGGTCTATTACAAGCCAAAGAAGACCGGGAAATTCGAACAGGCAATAGCAGCTATCTATGAAAAAATCACAGGACAAAAAAAATAA
- a CDS encoding tRNA threonylcarbamoyladenosine dehydratase, with protein sequence MLHQFSRNELAIGKEGLDIMKNSTVAVLGIGGVGSFAAEALARSGVGKLILIDKDDVDITNVNRQLIALLSTVGKQKVEVMRDRIMDINPECEVIALKMFYTEETYEEIFGYDLDFIVDASDTISYKIHLIKESIKRDIPMISSMGAANKMDPTRFQIADIFKTHTDPLAKVIRTRLRKEGIKKGIPVVFSDESPIVIREDVRKEVGNDNAEIRKAKMPPSSNAFVPSVAGLIMASYVVRELLKDIEINRVNS encoded by the coding sequence ATGCTTCATCAATTTTCAAGAAATGAATTGGCCATTGGTAAGGAAGGCCTTGATATAATGAAAAATAGTACTGTGGCTGTTTTAGGAATTGGCGGGGTCGGTTCGTTTGCGGCAGAAGCTTTAGCAAGATCGGGTGTTGGCAAGTTAATCCTGATTGACAAGGATGATGTCGATATCACGAATGTCAACCGCCAGCTTATTGCGCTTCTTTCGACTGTTGGCAAGCAAAAGGTTGAAGTGATGCGAGACAGGATTATGGATATAAATCCTGAATGCGAAGTTATTGCATTAAAAATGTTCTACACAGAAGAAACATATGAAGAAATTTTTGGCTACGATTTGGATTTTATTGTCGATGCGTCCGATACAATCTCTTATAAAATTCATTTGATCAAGGAATCCATCAAGCGTGACATCCCAATGATTTCAAGTATGGGCGCAGCTAACAAGATGGATCCAACCCGGTTCCAGATTGCTGATATTTTCAAGACGCACACTGATCCGCTTGCAAAAGTCATTCGTACCCGTTTACGCAAGGAAGGAATCAAAAAGGGGATTCCGGTTGTTTTTTCTGATGAAAGCCCGATCGTGATTCGTGAAGATGTCCGAAAAGAGGTTGGTAACGACAATGCGGAAATCCGCAAGGCAAAAATGCCGCCTTCTTCAAATGCGTTTGTTCCGTCAGTTGCAGGGCTCATCATGGCGAGCTATGTTGTCAGGGAACTTTTGAAGGATATCGAAATAAACCGTGTGAATAGCTAA
- the aspS gene encoding aspartate--tRNA ligase, whose amino-acid sequence MFGRSYFCGEVTEEAIGEKVTLKGWVQKRRDLGGLIFIDLRDRTGLVQIVFNPDVSPEALSLAEKVRTEYVLDVKGTVIARSEGSINENLKTGRIEVQAEELTIINEAKTTPFVIADKTDVSEDVRLKYRYLDLRRPVMFETFKMRHQVTKAIRDFLDGEGFLDVETPILTKSTPEGARDYLVPSRVHPGEFYALPQSPQIFKQLMMVGGFERYYQIARCFRDEDLRADRQPEFTQVDIETSFLSQEEIMGLTEKMMQKVMKDVKGMDVTVPFPRMSYEEAMGRFGSDKPDTRFGMELVDLSETVKDSGFKVFASAVANGGQVKAINVKGAAANYSRKDIDGLTEFVSVYGAKGLAWLKAEEDGLKGPISKFFGEEEQAALQAKLEVSAGDLLLFVADKKAVVADALGALRLKLGKELGLIDQSKFNFLWITDWPLLEFDEEADRYFAAHHPFTMPVRDDLPLLESDPASVKAQAYDLVLNGYELGGGSLRIFERDVQEKMFSVLGFTKEQAVEQFGFLLEAFEYGTPPHGGIALGLDRMVMLLAGRTNLRDTIAFPKTASASDLLTDAPGEVSGAQLDELHLALNLKKNQ is encoded by the coding sequence ATGTTTGGGAGATCATATTTTTGCGGTGAAGTAACGGAAGAGGCAATTGGTGAAAAGGTAACGTTGAAAGGCTGGGTCCAAAAGCGTCGTGACCTGGGTGGTTTAATTTTTATTGACCTGCGTGACAGAACAGGCCTAGTACAGATTGTATTCAATCCTGACGTTTCTCCAGAAGCGCTTTCGCTCGCAGAGAAAGTGCGTACGGAATACGTTCTTGATGTTAAAGGGACAGTCATTGCCCGCAGCGAAGGAAGTATTAATGAAAACCTTAAGACTGGAAGGATTGAAGTCCAGGCTGAAGAGCTGACAATCATCAATGAAGCAAAAACGACACCTTTCGTGATCGCTGATAAAACAGATGTATCAGAAGATGTTCGTCTGAAATACCGTTATCTGGATCTCCGTCGTCCGGTAATGTTTGAAACTTTTAAGATGAGACACCAGGTAACAAAAGCAATTCGTGACTTCCTTGATGGCGAAGGCTTCCTTGATGTAGAAACGCCGATTTTAACAAAGAGCACACCTGAGGGAGCGCGTGACTATCTAGTGCCAAGCCGTGTTCATCCAGGCGAATTCTACGCTCTTCCTCAATCACCGCAGATTTTTAAACAGTTGATGATGGTTGGCGGCTTTGAGCGCTATTACCAGATTGCACGCTGCTTCCGTGATGAGGATCTCCGAGCTGACCGCCAGCCGGAATTCACGCAAGTCGATATAGAAACGAGCTTTCTGAGCCAGGAAGAGATCATGGGCTTGACTGAAAAAATGATGCAAAAGGTCATGAAGGATGTAAAGGGTATGGATGTGACGGTGCCATTTCCTCGTATGAGCTATGAAGAGGCTATGGGCCGCTTCGGATCTGACAAACCGGATACTCGCTTTGGTATGGAACTTGTCGACCTTTCGGAAACGGTAAAGGATTCTGGCTTCAAGGTATTTGCTTCAGCGGTAGCAAACGGCGGCCAAGTGAAAGCAATAAATGTAAAAGGTGCGGCAGCTAACTATTCACGTAAGGATATTGATGGTTTAACTGAATTTGTATCTGTTTACGGTGCAAAAGGTCTTGCTTGGCTGAAGGCGGAGGAGGATGGACTAAAAGGTCCAATCTCAAAGTTCTTTGGAGAAGAAGAACAAGCGGCACTTCAGGCCAAGCTAGAAGTTTCGGCTGGGGACCTCCTTCTATTCGTTGCAGATAAGAAGGCTGTTGTAGCAGATGCCCTTGGAGCCTTACGCTTAAAGCTTGGTAAAGAGCTCGGGTTGATTGACCAGAGCAAATTCAATTTCCTCTGGATTACAGACTGGCCACTATTGGAGTTCGACGAGGAAGCAGATCGTTATTTTGCAGCTCACCATCCATTCACGATGCCAGTACGCGATGACCTGCCATTGCTCGAAAGCGATCCAGCCAGTGTAAAAGCACAGGCTTATGACCTTGTCCTTAACGGCTATGAACTGGGCGGCGGATCTCTAAGGATTTTTGAAAGAGATGTACAGGAAAAAATGTTCTCCGTGCTTGGCTTTACAAAGGAACAGGCAGTCGAGCAGTTTGGATTCCTTCTTGAGGCATTTGAATATGGAACACCTCCACATGGAGGAATCGCCCTGGGACTGGACAGAATGGTCATGCTCCTTGCTGGCAGAACAAACCTGCGTGATACGATTGCGTTCCCGAAAACAGCAAGCGCAAGCGACCTGCTGACAGACGCCCCTGGCGAAGTAAGCGGAGCCCAGCTGGATGAGCTTCATTTAGCATTAAATCTTAAAAAGAACCAGTAA
- the hisS gene encoding histidine--tRNA ligase, giving the protein MSNQINIPRGTQDILPGQTEKWQLIEAKARELCERYQYRELRTPIFEHTDLFKRSVGDTTDIVQKEMYTFTDRGDRSLTLRPEGTAAAVRSFVENKMFGSPNQPVKLYYMGPMFRYERPQAGRFRQFVQFGVEAMGSADPAIDAEVISLAMSLYKELGLKKLKLVVNSLGDKESRMAHREALVKHFQPRIGEFCSDCQNRLEKNPMRILDCKADRDHELMKSAPSIIEYLTDDSAQYFSKVTKYLTDLGIEFEVDANLVRGLDYYNHTAFEIMSDAEGFGAITTLCGGGRYNGLVEEIGGPETPGIGFALSIERLLSALEAENVELPVNEGIDCYLVSLGDEAKDYTVGLLHNLRMAGFSAERDYQDRKIKAQFKAADRMNARYVAVLGEDELKEKKINLKSMADGEQIELPLESFIEKFKEICK; this is encoded by the coding sequence GTGTCTAATCAAATCAATATCCCTCGCGGAACACAGGACATTTTGCCAGGCCAGACAGAGAAATGGCAGCTCATCGAAGCGAAGGCGAGAGAACTTTGTGAAAGATATCAATATCGGGAATTAAGAACTCCGATTTTCGAGCATACAGATCTATTCAAACGAAGCGTTGGTGATACAACGGATATAGTTCAAAAAGAAATGTACACTTTCACAGACAGGGGTGACCGCAGCCTGACGCTTCGTCCAGAAGGGACAGCAGCGGCTGTTCGCTCTTTTGTCGAGAATAAAATGTTTGGAAGTCCTAATCAGCCAGTGAAGCTCTACTACATGGGACCTATGTTCCGCTACGAACGCCCACAGGCTGGACGTTTCCGCCAGTTTGTCCAGTTTGGTGTTGAGGCAATGGGAAGCGCAGACCCGGCGATTGACGCTGAAGTAATCTCACTTGCCATGTCCCTTTATAAGGAACTTGGTTTGAAAAAGCTCAAGCTTGTCGTGAACAGTCTTGGAGATAAGGAGAGCCGTATGGCACACAGAGAGGCTCTTGTGAAACATTTCCAGCCTCGAATCGGGGAATTCTGCAGTGACTGCCAGAATCGCCTTGAAAAAAATCCAATGCGAATCCTGGATTGCAAAGCAGACCGTGACCACGAGCTGATGAAATCAGCACCATCTATCATTGAATATCTGACTGATGACTCTGCTCAATATTTTAGTAAAGTGACCAAGTATTTGACTGACCTAGGGATTGAATTCGAGGTCGACGCGAATCTAGTACGCGGCCTGGATTATTATAACCACACAGCCTTTGAAATCATGAGTGATGCAGAAGGCTTTGGAGCAATCACAACCCTTTGTGGCGGCGGCAGGTACAATGGACTTGTCGAAGAAATCGGCGGGCCGGAAACACCAGGCATCGGATTTGCGTTAAGCATTGAAAGATTGCTTTCAGCACTAGAGGCAGAAAATGTTGAGCTTCCGGTTAATGAAGGAATTGATTGCTACCTCGTTTCATTGGGTGACGAGGCCAAGGATTATACTGTTGGCCTGCTCCATAATCTGAGAATGGCGGGTTTCTCTGCGGAAAGAGATTATCAAGACCGCAAAATCAAAGCCCAATTCAAGGCTGCTGACAGGATGAATGCTAGATATGTAGCAGTGTTGGGTGAAGACGAATTAAAAGAGAAGAAGATTAATCTGAAATCAATGGCGGATGGGGAGCAAATCGAACTGCCGCTTGAGAGTTTTATTGAAAAATTCAAGGAGATTTGTAAGTAG